The Gimesia chilikensis genome contains the following window.
TCAATCCTCCTCTGATGAGATGAATTCAATGCTGGCCCGACTGCGCCTGTTACTCGAACTGATTCGCTTCAGCCATACTATCTTTGCCCTCCCGTTCGCGCTGCTCTCCGCCGTACTGGCCTGGCGTGGTCAAACCGTTCGCTGGCAGGAACTGGTGGGAATTCTGCTCTGCATGCTGTTTGCCCGATCGGCAGCCATGGCCTTCAATCGACTGGTCGACCGCGATATCGACGCGGAAAATCCACGAACCGCAGGGCGACACATCCCGGCAGGGCTCATCAGTGTTCGCGCGGTGACTATCTTCACCCTGCTGACTTCACTGGCCTTTATCGCCTCAACACTCCTGTTTTTACCCAATCGCTGGCCCCTCTACCTCTCGGTGCCGGTGCTCTTGTTTCTACTCGGCTATTCCTACGCCAAACGCTTCACCATCTGGTGCCATTACTGGCTCTCGACTGCCCTCATGCTCTCACCCCTGGCCGCCTGGATCGCCATTCGCGGGTCGCTCTCGCTGGAACCGATTCTGCTGGGAGCGGTCGTCTTCTTCTGGGTCGGCGGTTTCGATATTATCTATGCGTGTCAGGATGTCCATTTTGATCAGGACAAGCGTCTTTCCAGTATCCCCTCCCGCTGGGGCATCAAAAAAGCCCTGCGTTTCGCGATGTTCAGCCACTTCATGACCATCGTCTGCCTGTTCAGCCTCTGGTATGTCGCCGCCCTGGGCATCCCCTTTCTGATCGCTGTCCTCGCGGTCGCGGGACTGCTGATCTATGAACACCTGCTGGTCAATCCGGATGACCTGGGACGCGTGAATCTGGCCTTTTTCCACGTGAACGCCGTGATCAGTATTGGTTTGTTCTTTGTGGGATTGATCGATGTCTGGC
Protein-coding sequences here:
- a CDS encoding UbiA-like polyprenyltransferase, giving the protein MLARLRLLLELIRFSHTIFALPFALLSAVLAWRGQTVRWQELVGILLCMLFARSAAMAFNRLVDRDIDAENPRTAGRHIPAGLISVRAVTIFTLLTSLAFIASTLLFLPNRWPLYLSVPVLLFLLGYSYAKRFTIWCHYWLSTALMLSPLAAWIAIRGSLSLEPILLGAVVFFWVGGFDIIYACQDVHFDQDKRLSSIPSRWGIKKALRFAMFSHFMTIVCLFSLWYVAALGIPFLIAVLAVAGLLIYEHLLVNPDDLGRVNLAFFHVNAVISIGLFFVGLIDVWLA